A single window of Brachyhypopomus gauderio isolate BG-103 chromosome 21, BGAUD_0.2, whole genome shotgun sequence DNA harbors:
- the LOC143484808 gene encoding uncharacterized protein LOC143484808, whose protein sequence is MAKNNSPVKEDQGGSKPGSSNSGSVPKSRPSPCSSSAAASPTSDLRRPVQVNGGAAAHNRAASLSGAPGSSEGRRAHEERKCDKDSEQPHLSSTLKERGRSRQGHYRERENRSRERYGHRHRHRHRPNRDHHTDKDRSASRERIPGEREGDRHRDGHTHHRRDHYHHRRHHSSKDERDRDVENGQGDFPRSFEYYVGKKDSGHKRAKAPRPASPAPRPQAQKRSLSDREDPCEERPVKKHKKSKKKKKDKRRSSERDPSDRNGDSSSFRHKKMKKKRRRHNLEEEPRMECRSGHSLDKRKRRLSSDPDESSPSAKRPTTEDYYQTQ, encoded by the exons atggcgaag aataactctcccGTGAAGGAGGACCAAGGTGGCTCAAAGCCTGGCAGCAGCAACAGCGGCAGCGTCCCGAAGAGCCGGCCCAGCCCCTGCAGTTCTTCGGCTGCCGCATCcccgacctctgacctcagacggcctgtgcaggtgaacggtggcgccgccgctcacaatagagcagcatctctgtctGGTGCGCCAGGCTCTAGTGAAGGCAGACGAGCGCATGAGGAGCGGAAGTGTGATAAAGACTCTGAGCAGCCACACCTTTCCTCCACCCTGAAGGAGCGAGGCAGATCCAGGCAGGGACATTATCGCGAGCGGGAAAACCGGAGTCGGGAGCGCTACGGGCACCGCCATCGCCATCGCCATCGTCCCAACAGAGACCACCATACTGATAAGGATCGCTCGGCCAGTCGAGAGAGGATCCctggagagcgagagggagatcgCCACCGGGACGGGCACACCCACCACCGCCgagaccactaccaccaccggcGCCATCACAGCAGCAAGGACGAACGAGACCGGGATGTGGAGAATGGTCAAGGTGACTTCCCTCGCTCATTTGAGTACTATGTTGGGAAGAAAGACTCGGGACACAAGCGGGCTAAAGCACCACGCCCCGCCAGCCCTGCCCCGCGGCCCCAGGCACAAAAGCGTAGCCTGTCGGACAGGGAGGATCCATGTGAAGAGCGGCCTGTAAAAAAACATAAGAAatccaagaagaagaagaaggacaaGCGGAG GAGTTCTGAGAGGGACCCATCAGACAGGAATGGGGACAGCAGCTCCTTCCGACacaaaaagatgaaaaagaagaggaggaggcacaACTTGGAGGAGGAGCCTCGTATGGAGTGTCGCTCTGGCCACAGCTTAGACAAACGTAAACGCCGCCTCAGCTCCGACCCAGACGAGTCTTCACCCAGCGCCAAGCGACCTACTACTGAGGACTATTACCAGACTCAGTAG